GTGACAGGATGAAGACTTTGTGACCAGAGACGACTTTGAAGACGCTGACCAGCTGAGGATAGGAAATGACGGCATCTTCATGCTCACTTTCTTCAGTTAGTCACACTTTCTGTGATTTTGCTTATTGTCTTTATCTTAACATTTGATCATTCGAACCACAGATCCATGTAATAATAATTCAGCGTCTCCCTTTGGCTCCCGTCTCTGTCCAGTGGCGTTCCTCTTCAACTGGATCGGATTCTTTCTGTCGTTCTGTCTGACCACATCAGCAGCTGGCCGCTATGGGGCCATCTCAGGGTTTGGCCTGTCCCTCATCAAGTGGATTCTCATAGTCCGGGTATGAGGCCGCACACAGGACAAACAGACcttccacagcacaaacacacacaatgtggttTGTATGAGCACAAACAACTCAAAATCCCCAAACGCCACTTTGGCATTTTTTATCTTCCATCTGTAGTGGTTTGCCCGTTGCTGCTGCACCATTTCCTCAAAGGCCTTTTTGCTGTTTAATTCGTTCACTCATTGGAGCTGAGCCAGTTTAGACCTTGTTTGTTCTATAAACTACACTGTGTACAGCTATTGATGTCTGTTTCCCTGTGTTCCTAGTTCTCCACATATTTCCCTGGTTACTTTGATGGACAGTATTGGCTGTGGTGGGTTTTCTTGGTCTTGGGTAAGTAACACAACACAGCATTtaaatgaactgtgtgtgtgtgtgtgtgagtgttgttcTTCTTTTGCTtgtgattcatttattttcctGAAAAGTTATAGTCTAACATAAATTGTGAAGATGCTTTTTAGTTCAttcaaaatgtaaaagcttTTCTACAGAACCGGGACCATTTATTTATCATGACATATCATTACATTTCAAATAGTTTCAATAATTATACCCTTGTTTTACAAACCCATGTAGACATGTGTTTTGTACTAAGGCCTCACGTCAGTCCAATGTTTACTCCTCCAGGTGTTCTGCTCTTCCTCCGTGGATTCATCAACTATGCCAGGATCCGTAAGATGGCCGACACTTTCTCCACTCTGCCTCGCACCCGAGTTCTCTTCATTTACTAGATTCCATTTAcacttctctcctctttctccgtGTGGAACACTGTCTAGCTTTATTCTTTCTCAGTGGAACAATGGatgttcctgtttttcctcAGCTCGACATTATTTGGACTTTACAATGTCTTGTCCCATCCATTTTGGTGTGAAATAACAAATGTGGAGAAATCTTCAAAACCCTTCAGTTGTTAGTGGTGAAGTGTGAAGTGCTATTTGAGATTACAAAGTGTGTGATGTCTAAATTATTGCCTTATTTAACATTTCTGTCCGTCGGTAGCAGCACCAGCATGCGCCGGCCTCCTTTTtggccaccaggtggcagtCTTGTTTGTGTCATGTTATTTTTCCATCAGTCTTTGAATGGATTAAGGTGGTTCTCAGCCCATGGGTCAGTGGGTAATTATGGGGTTAGGAGTTGATATAAACCATATGAAAAATACTGCAAATACTCACTTCGGATATTAAGATGCTTTTtacttttctgttcttttttctgTTCTGAAATAGTCATTACTTCATTTAATACAAAGATAGAGGGAAACCTTTCTGTTAGTTTATTGTGGGGGGGCTTTTCACCAAAGCATTGTTTCCTCATGCATTCAGGATTCGTCTCTACCTGCAGTGTAATCAGGACTGTTTTTTCCTTATGGATCTCACGTAttgcagcagatgcagaggtGTCCAGGCGTCCATTAGCCTGGTTCTGGACTCGGTCTTGCTGTTTGCTTGAATACATGTGATAAACTCTTAGTCTGTCACTGGATTCAAATGTGCAATCAGACGGTTTTGGTGAAATAAACTATTCCAACATTTCATCCCctcatttcttttccttttgaGAAAAATGGCAGAAttttcacaaaacaaaacagtttttgtcctttttaaaacaaaatgtgagCAATTTGTGTTCTATAATTAACTATATTGAATGTCCATGCATTTATTTTAACTAGtttaaatggttttattttacaaatgcTGAACTATATGAAATGCTTAGTGCCTGAGGTCGAACTCGCCTTTAGTGACTGTTTTAAATCTGAGAAGATCATTTCACATGGGCCTCACCCCAGCGTGCTTCTTTAACTTAACCCCTCGTGTTCGATGCCTTGTGCAGGCCTTCACAGTCAGGATCCACTGGTCTGCAGCCGCAGAGAGCAGTCCGACTGACCATGATGTTCAGTTATGGCGGGAGACGTACTTTTAACTGCTAAATTTAACTCCTGCCGTGATGGTTTACTGGTGACTGCTAATTATACATGTCAGCAGTGTTTTTCCTTGCTGTTGGGTCACACAGTAAAGGTCGCCCCACCTGGAAGACACGTCACATCAAATGAAACGCTCTTTGGTTTCAGGGGAACATTTTAGGGTCTTCATCGCGTCTTGGGCCTCCTCAGCCTGACCTCCGCGCCTAACAAGGCTTTTGTGATTATTTTACACAATCGGAGTAAAGACTTTTCAAGAGGAAGAGCATTTGACAACATTAGAACACTTTTAGTGAATTTTTCTGGGAACTGTTGCGTTCTGTGTTGCCTGCGCTCGATTCCccgaactagtttttttttctgaagtgCAGAAAAACAGAACCAGCTGTTGCTCTGGAACTGCAGATGTTCAGAAGCTCTGGGCAGAAACATGAACTTTGAACTGTCTCCGCTTTTGAAAAACTCACTACTTCCCTATTTTAAAGTAGTTTgccttttatttgtgttttacacaGACCAAATAACCCGTGAAGGTGGGAATGGGAAAAATATGTGTGACGAGGCAAAGGTCGTGTGCCCGAGTGCAGACACCGGTCCAGTGCACGTCCACGTCACCAGATGAGCCTGCATAAATAAGCTTCGTGCGCCGGGTGCAGACAGCTTTAACCGATGACACTGCTTCAGCTGTGAGTTCTGGCACCGACCCGCAGCCGAAGCAACTAAATTCCTCCTCATCTGCGTCTCGCGCACGTTGGAAGCTCCAGAACGCGGGCCCTGCTGCGCTCCAGCGGGGTCACGCGGTGCAGGTGCTCTTGTTATCCAGATGTCATTCATAAAATAACTCCATTGTGCCAAGAGCTGTCCGTGTCTTGTCAGCTGCCCTCGATTTACAGAGGCGGAAGTATTTCTGGGAGTAATTGATGGGAATTATGTGTGCTCGCCAAGCGCCTGCACTGCTTGCATGTTTTAGCTATCAGAAGATAAGAGGAGACTTTGTGATTTACAGAGGAGCCTGGGAGTGAGTCATCTTTCCAAGGAGACAGCCTTTGGTTTCTTGGCTTCCGTTTGCCTGGTGTTTTGTGCAAAAACAATCTGAATTCAGAAGATGCTAAAGTCATATGACGAGTTAATGCTTTACGAACTGTCCTGCAACGTTGTCATTAACACCATCGGCTTTGTGACGTCCATGCATCATTTACGTTCAATCTATTctctaaatacagtatattgcttgtgtaaagctgctgcacatttttattttaacattgtaGCTGATTTGCAGActttggagctggaggagacattTGAGGCGGACCTCCCCTCGTTCCCAGTCTGTTCCAGACCTCTCTAGAGGCTAAGATGCATCTGCCTGCTCACAGCTCAGGTTCTGTGACTTACTGACTGGCGCTGATTGACAAAGAGGAGAGTCGCTCCTCTGTTCGCTGTGAATGGGCTTGAAAGTTTTGGTCTCGGATTCTTATAGAAACGACACGGAGTCTCTGCTTCCTGCCGTCAGTGAGTTTCAGACGGGAGGTTCCCCATGATGTGGGTCGCATCCAAATCAtacgtcctccccctcctcctgtttgtgagactggagggggaggggtctTATCATTGATGTGTGAGTCATCCGgaccctcccctcccctcctccccccgcggTGATGCATGTGGGCATTTACGTGGCGTGGAAGCGCCGTCTGCAGGCTGCTGCGGTGCGTGTGCATCCGTGTTTGCGTGTGGCGCGAGCTTccctgtgtgtgatgtgtgatgtgtgatgtgtgatgtgtaCGTGCGAGGCTGGTAAAGCAGCGGTGAGTCATCCATGCTGCCATGGGTCACACGCAGCCTGCACCCCACCTCCCCATGTGCCCCCTTCCCTCTCACCTACCTCTTCCTtctccccttccttctcctcctacgtctcctcctcttctttttcctctctgactCACAGATGACTCCCCCACCACCACCGATGACATCACCGCCCCCTCCCTACCACTTTGTTGTGGTGAATCACACTGTACGTTGAGATTTTCTCGGCTCCTGTCTTCAGCCGACCAACGGGGCAAACCTGGATGTCAGCCGCTCAAGCGTTCGCCTCTGACGAAGGCAGCCTTTTAGGTCAGTAGGTACCTTAGTGATGTAGTCTGACATAACGTACACACTCTGATGTAACCGAAGCACATTATTCTTTGCAGACAGAAATAATCTGCATTTTGCTCTAAAATCCTCCTGATTTGTAAATGACTGCTTCACCAACGGACCCTGTGATTGGTCCTAAACACCCACCAGAGCCCCCAACCCTCAGTTATTCAGGTTATGATGTGATATTGAGCCCTGCTGGCTTATTGCTGTGCCGTTGTCTATGATAATGTAACAGGAAGTGTAGCTACAGTCCTTGGCTGCTTTCAGCGCAGTGAGGAACACAGTGAAGCCTTCATCTGAGGCCAGCGCGATAAAACCTGCAGCCCGTGGCCTTCACTCTCACATTTTCCAGTCGATGCATAACATCCTGATCGTGCAGCGCTGAAACAAACGATTGAAtggctcctctgtgtgtttctggtaATCGGCCGTGGCGATAAAGTCGCGTCATCCCATCTCCCAGTCGATTCTTCTTGCTGGGTGGCGTTATATCGTCTGTGAGCTGAAAAATGAGCCCAGTTGCTCACGTTTCTGCTGACGAGCCAAACCGGACGCATCTGaatctcatcacacacacacacacacacacacacacacacacacacacacacacacacacacacacacacacacacacacacacacacacacacacacacacacacacacacacaccgctcacATCTGGGTTGTTACCTGGAAACGTCTGTGCTTAAGATGCTGTGGGACCTGTAGTGACGTCAGAGACACGAGGGCGACGTCACCCGGCTTCGTTTGCAGCTTCACAATTATGATTCACAGGACCTAGTGCTTTGAGGACG
This Betta splendens chromosome 14, fBetSpl5.4, whole genome shotgun sequence DNA region includes the following protein-coding sequences:
- the LOC114869746 gene encoding NEDD4 family-interacting protein 1-like isoform X1, with amino-acid sequence MAEPSAAYQQLSNEEEPEERLQVADAPPPYSSVGVDSAAYLDYKEDGAFPKPPSYNVATTLPSYDEAERSKAEATAPLVPGRHQQQPQHRERLETFDDVIRSSLEDEDFVTRDDFEDADQLRIGNDGIFMLTFFMAFLFNWIGFFLSFCLTTSAAGRYGAISGFGLSLIKWILIVRFSTYFPGYFDGQYWLWWVFLVLGVLLFLRGFINYARIRKMADTFSTLPRTRVLFIY
- the LOC114869746 gene encoding NEDD4 family-interacting protein 1-like isoform X2 — encoded protein: MAEPSAAYQQLSNEEEPEERLQVADAPPPYSSVGVDSAAYLDYKEDGAFPKPPSYNVATTLPSYDEAERSKAEATAPLVPGRDEDFVTRDDFEDADQLRIGNDGIFMLTFFMAFLFNWIGFFLSFCLTTSAAGRYGAISGFGLSLIKWILIVRFSTYFPGYFDGQYWLWWVFLVLGVLLFLRGFINYARIRKMADTFSTLPRTRVLFIY